A stretch of DNA from Telopea speciosissima isolate NSW1024214 ecotype Mountain lineage chromosome 5, Tspe_v1, whole genome shotgun sequence:
GAGTGAAGTAGGCCTAACCAATTCAATAACTATGTAGTGATACATTGATCTATAGAAATTAGCCAGATCAAGAAACTATAATGCCTGATTGgctattatataaattataAGAATGTAACCCTTAattggaaagaaagaagagatcgGGCATGATATGTTTAGAAGGGTAAAATTAACAATTTAATTAGTCAACCAATTTTGACCACATGGAGAGCTAATTTGGGCCATCCCATATATGTAATCgatcatttatatatataggaacccccccccctttttttaattttcaattaCTTTACTGGATTTTAGAccggtagtagaggatccaaattgcacctccagcaccaccacaTAACTGAAGATATACTTCCGTTAATATGCATTAcatatatgtttttatttttttttttgtttttttttgaggcagtttttttttccactaTTATCATATAGCTTTTGTTGTTATAGAAGTACTCAAATTAACAAAAGGGAAAAGGCTAGCAGCATGCCCACCATGTGTcttcctctctcctcctttgGAGAATACCCCCTTGCACTCGTCTCCAATcctgtgattggtgtatgccGTTAAAGCTGGTAGCATGCCCAACTCTCTCTCTtaatagaaatacaaaaaagtaaTTGActaaaaaatcattatttagtACAGAAACATTGTCATACACAACCTTAAATAACCATCAATCCCAAGAGATACAAATGCACTCCTCTCCTAGGTTAAATCGTTACTTTGAATCTCCACTGTCACAGTTTTATACAATTTGCAAAAAGTTGTCATTGGACTAATTAGGTTCCATCCAACCCCTAATTGTAACGATCGAATTGCAAGAGCGGGGCTGGAATaagtaaatataaaacaaagtcaaacttacttgttttctcaaatttatttttttccgtATCTTGCAGATTTAGGAAATTATCTCAAAAAACACATAGCAAAAATGTGTTCGCCTCACACGGAATAGAATTTCGACAAAACTTGTATTTTCTCCGGAACCAATATAAGTATTATCTATAAAGCACAAAAGGCCACCATAAACAAAACCTATTTACATCAGAACCGAACAAAgtcaaaagaaatacaaaattagatggattttcttccttgtttctttcttcccttactttttgcttctttttttttttttttttggggggggggggtggtggtggggtgAGGGTGGTTGGAATGGAAAACTAAAATTTGGGAAATGAGGTTAAAAAACCGGAAATCATGCGAGGAGATATGCAGCCCATCCATCACGTCCAAAACATCTGTCTTGGTACAGTCAATGTCTTGAGATGGACTGAGCTCATTGGAGAGCTACCGGTGCTCTTGGACAGCCTCAAACCTTGCACTGAGGTCATTGAAGAGCTACCAGTGCTCTTGGACAGCCTCAAACCTTGCTTCCCTTTCTGCTTGCCCACACCAAATTCCTGGCTTTTGCTTCTTATAGGAACCAGCCTTCTCCACTGGATCTTCTCCAACATATCTCGGTCTTCTTGAGAGAGTTTACGAACCTTACTGGTTTTACTACTATTTGTCGCTAGAGACGATTCTTGCTGGTTTTCAGGCTCTGGAAGTGGCGTCTTGATGTTGGTTTCACTATTATCAAGCGAAGGGGATAAGCATTGCTGGGTTTCAGCCTGTAAAAGTTGAAGCACGACCTTGCTATTGGTTGTACCATTATTATTCCCTGTGGATGAGCCTTGATGGTATTTCGTCTGTAAAACCAAGGATTCACAATTGATTTTCCCAATATTATGTTCTTGGGATGAGCTTTGATGGGTTTCAGGCAGTAAGAGCAGAGCTTCACCATTGATTTTACCATTGTAAGGTACTGAGGATGAGCTTTGACAGGTTTCAGGCCGTAAAAGCAGGGCTTCACCATTGATTTTACCATTGTTATACAATGGTGATGAGCCTTGCTGAGATACAGACCTTAAAAATTGAACATTATGTGTTGGGGATCGAACAGGAAAGAGTGGCCTGAATCCATAGTCTCTGCTTCTCACTTGACTGATTAGACGGTGAAGCCATGTCACCAGCTCGAGGATATAAAGCTCTGTCTTCTCCCTGTCTGCATGATAGAGTGTCTGAAGACGCAACAGATTATTAGGTCCAGATGTCTTCTTCTTGAACTCAGAACTGCCAGTCAATAAGAATCACTGTTAAAACTCCGAGAGATAGGATGCAGTTTGTCCATTTTTAACAACTCAAAAAGAAATGGTGTTGATCCAATCAAGAAGGAACATGTCAAAAAACCAAACAATGTGGaacagagaggaagaagataacAAGGGAAGGCTGAAATTGAGGCCTCAACTGACCTAGTGTTTGCCCATTCTCCAACCCAACCAAAAGATTTATGTGCTCTGATTTGGATTCCAACAagccaaaaagaaaacaaaggaaagataaGCATCTGTTTATTGACAGAAGAACAAGGCTAATTGCCCAAATAAGCAACAGAAGTATAATGCATGGTAAGAGAGCTTTTATTGACCTACTTGGTTGTATTTGAAGCTACAGGCACAAGCCACCGTAGTGTTTTTTCCATCTCATCTTTGATCTGAGAAACTGTGAGCTGCAAGCATGCACATGGAGTTGCAGACATAAATATGTGTGTACAAATGAGAGACTTAAGGTAAACAAAAGTTGATCCCCCAGGGATCAGGGATCAACTTTTCCATGTATGTATGCAACCAAGATGTGCAATAAAAATTTTCCATGTATGCCTTCTTTATTTGTCCTTGCATGTTCCTACAGGCATGCACCTTAGGGAATCAAACCGCCCATTGCCTAAAAGCTAATCAAATACAGGGCGGAATGACTTGTTCAAGGTAGGTGAGGCCGTGAAGGTTACCTAGATATTGCATACCTCTTCCTTGGCCGGAAATGACTGTAATCGAGAACGTAGAACTGCTTTAACACCAGGCGGCAATGCATGATACAGTGTATCCCTTGCATTAGGAGGAAGAGAACTTCGCCGACACACCTAGCACACAaagataaagagaaagagatcacTATCAAATTGCAGTGTGACACCTCTTAGGTTTGAGGTTTAGAAATATAGTTTTGACAGAAAATAACTATTATCTTGTGGGAGGACCAATCTGGAATTTTTTAATAAGGAATTTCTGTTTCAATGTTTTCCCAGGTGAATAAGGAACTTCTATTTTCAATGATTTCCCAGGTGAATAAGGAATTTCTGTTTTCACTAACCCGTTTTTAATTGATTATATTACATCAGGATGTTTTTGAAAGCTGAAGAGCCACACAAGCTTGAAGGATAAACAAGCCTTGTCCCAACTagatggggtcggctacacaaATACTGCTTGCCATTCAACTATATTTCAAGAAATTCCCATAGGGTTGAAATCCACCCACAAAAATGTTAGTAAGTTAATGAATTTCTGAAGCTAACATACAGTGAAAAGTTCATCAGCCTTACGAGCAAAGCCAATACAAGGCCAACTATGGAAGAAGGCAATGCAATTTCTAAAGAAGAAGTAAGTGAAGCATTGGCCAAGCTGAGGAACAGAGTTACATGTGTGAGGCTACAAAACTTGGTTAGTTTCtctgccaaaaaaaaacaaagacggaactgccaaaaaaaaacaaagacggAACCTTacttatatttttcattttcctttcattaaggctccgtttgtttcggcataaaattttacatctaaaattttacatgttgaaaaattttccaagtaaaattttacaccgAAACAAACCGAGCCTAATTGCAGAATCTTACGAAATTATGACATAAATCATGTTGTCTGATATTCAGTAGCCAGAAACACGTGTACTACAAGATGCACCTTGCTCACAATCCCATCAACGATAGAAGGGTTATG
This window harbors:
- the LOC122661157 gene encoding protein PSK SIMULATOR 2-like isoform X1, with the protein product MGGVCSAGSPNRGVINWTDGFKYPEKIKRIKSSREESKDALSFSDVNVYEFCQTKGDSCEFPLPISGELKPARPTRTASSKVPHMGSILGRARIVGLERAVEVLDTLGSSMSNLNASTGFVSGMTSRKNKISILAFEVANTIVKGANLLQSLSKESIQFLKKEILHSDGVQRLVSTDMEELLRIAAADKREEWDVFSTEVFRFGDLCKDPQWHNLGRCFQKLDSDTTTHRQNKEDVEMTMHELATLALNTAELYHELHALDRFEQDYRQKVEELESLHLTQGGENLMILQSELKHQRKLVRSLEKKSLWSKNLEEVMGKLVDIVTFIHEEIMEAFGNNGTALISKDPIHKCQKLGVCGLALHYGNIIGQIDSIVCRRSSLPPNARDTLYHALPPGVKAVLRSRLQSFPAKEELTVSQIKDEMEKTLRWLVPVASNTTKAHKSFGWVGEWANTSSEFKKKTSGPNNLLRLQTLYHADREKTELYILELVTWLHRLISQVRSRDYGFRPLFPVRSPTHNVQFLRSVSQQGSSPLYNNGKINGEALLLRPETCQSSSSVPYNGKINGEALLLLPETHQSSSQEHNIGKINCESLVLQTKYHQGSSTGNNNGTTNSKVVLQLLQAETQQCLSPSLDNSETNIKTPLPEPENQQESSLATNSSKTSKVRKLSQEDRDMLEKIQWRRLVPIRSKSQEFGVGKQKGKQGLRLSKSTGSSSMTSVQGLRLSKSTGSSPMSSVHLKTLTVPRQMFWT